In one Corallincola holothuriorum genomic region, the following are encoded:
- the tsaE gene encoding tRNA (adenosine(37)-N6)-threonylcarbamoyltransferase complex ATPase subunit type 1 TsaE, producing the protein MTETEDTKQLNFLLPDSDATVAFGKCLAPALKQGAVIYLYGDLGAGKTTFSRGVVQGLGHNGNVKSPTYTLVESYQFREQSVFHFDLYRLADPEELEFMGVRDYFADNNVSLIEWPQRGEGFLPEADLTVSLAYEGEARQLTMTAKNVRGIAILAALKSGTAFSSVTENE; encoded by the coding sequence ATGACAGAAACAGAAGACACCAAACAGTTGAACTTCCTACTGCCTGACAGTGATGCCACTGTCGCCTTTGGCAAATGCTTGGCGCCGGCGCTGAAGCAGGGAGCAGTGATCTACCTGTATGGTGATTTAGGTGCAGGCAAAACCACCTTTAGTCGCGGTGTAGTGCAAGGATTAGGGCATAATGGCAATGTGAAAAGTCCGACCTACACCTTGGTGGAGAGTTACCAGTTTAGAGAGCAAAGTGTGTTCCACTTCGACCTTTATCGCCTTGCAGACCCCGAGGAACTTGAATTTATGGGGGTTCGTGATTACTTTGCAGACAATAACGTTTCTCTAATAGAATGGCCGCAACGTGGGGAGGGGTTTCTTCCCGAGGCGGATCTCACTGTCTCCTTGGCTTATGAGGGCGAGGCGAGGCAGCTGACAATGACAGCAAAAAATGTGCGCGGTATTGCTATCTTGGCAGCATTAAAGAGCGGTACTGCGTTTAGCAGCGTAACAGAAAATGAGTGA
- a CDS encoding N-acetylmuramoyl-L-alanine amidase: protein MSGMKMLGKLIRIGATVWVAMAVSLSAMAAELHGVRVWPSPDNTRVVFDLSAPAEYSYFALKNPDRLVFDFKSSNTSLDLRNVAKGSDLVKKVRTSKPPKKGTLRVVLDLKQALKPKVFALKPTEPYGDRVVIDLFDEKKKKAVITNNRSEQKREIVIAIDAGHGGEDPGSIGGRGIYEKKVTLEIARRLGKLIDAEKGMKAVLLRTGDYYVGLNRRSELARQHGADLLLSIHADAFTSPQPRGASVWYLSNRRAKTEIGRWLEKTEKHSELLGGAGEVLSDAQSEKYLTQTLLDMSMDNSRATGYEASKDILYYMGKVTKLHKKEPVSASLAVLKSPDIPSILIETGFISNPEEEKLLNSKSHQVGLAKAIFKGVSRYFRRAPPEGSLYASLHPRTHTVRSGESLSVLAQRYNTSVTQLKKTNQLKSDMLRIGQVLTIPSS from the coding sequence ATGAGTGGTATGAAGATGTTGGGTAAACTGATCCGAATAGGCGCAACCGTCTGGGTAGCGATGGCGGTCAGTCTGAGTGCCATGGCTGCGGAGTTGCATGGTGTGAGGGTGTGGCCATCACCGGACAATACCCGTGTGGTGTTTGATCTGTCAGCACCGGCAGAGTACAGCTATTTTGCGTTGAAAAATCCTGATCGTCTGGTATTTGACTTTAAATCTTCAAATACATCATTAGATTTGCGAAATGTTGCTAAAGGCAGCGATCTGGTTAAAAAGGTACGTACCAGCAAACCACCCAAGAAAGGCACCCTGCGCGTGGTGTTAGATCTGAAACAGGCATTGAAGCCAAAGGTGTTTGCCTTGAAGCCTACCGAGCCATATGGCGATCGGGTGGTAATCGATCTGTTTGATGAAAAGAAAAAAAAGGCGGTGATCACCAATAACCGCAGTGAGCAAAAACGTGAGATTGTGATCGCCATTGATGCTGGTCATGGTGGCGAAGATCCTGGCTCTATCGGTGGCCGTGGTATCTACGAGAAAAAAGTGACGTTAGAAATTGCCCGCCGTTTGGGTAAGCTTATTGACGCGGAAAAGGGCATGAAGGCGGTGCTGTTGCGCACCGGTGATTATTATGTCGGCCTCAACCGTCGCTCTGAACTGGCCCGCCAACACGGTGCTGATCTGTTACTATCGATCCATGCTGATGCCTTTACTTCGCCACAGCCGCGGGGGGCCTCGGTGTGGTATTTGTCGAACCGTCGAGCCAAAACAGAGATCGGCCGTTGGCTGGAGAAGACCGAGAAACATTCAGAATTGCTCGGTGGCGCTGGCGAGGTGTTGTCTGATGCTCAGAGTGAAAAATACTTAACGCAAACCTTGCTTGATATGTCGATGGATAACAGCCGAGCGACAGGCTATGAGGCGAGTAAAGACATTCTTTACTACATGGGTAAAGTGACCAAGTTACATAAAAAAGAGCCGGTATCAGCCAGTTTAGCCGTGCTGAAATCACCAGATATCCCTTCTATATTGATTGAAACTGGCTTTATCTCTAATCCGGAAGAAGAGAAGCTACTTAATAGCAAATCCCATCAAGTAGGATTGGCGAAAGCGATCTTTAAGGGCGTTAGTCGGTATTTTCGCAGAGCGCCACCTGAAGGTAGCCTTTACGCCAGCTTACATCCGCGCACGCATACGGTTCGAAGCGGTGAATCTTTATCTGTGCTAGCTCAGCGCTACAATACGTCGGTCACGCAACTGAAGAAGACCAATCAGTTAAAAAGCGATATGCTCAGAATAGGTCAAGTGCTGACAATACCGAGTTCCTGA
- the mutL gene encoding DNA mismatch repair endonuclease MutL: protein MPIQILPPRLANQIAAGEVVERPASVVKELLENSLDAGATRIQIDILRGGHQLIRIRDNGCGVEKEQLTLALSRHATSKVSTLDDLEAITSMGFRGEALASISSVSRLIFTSRSAEQSEAWAAKAEGRDMAVELLPASHPQGTTVEVADLFFNTPARRRFLRTEKTEFNHIDEVVKRIGLARQDVSITLTHNGKPVRQFRSGDSDVALGKRLQVVFGQKFLAQAIQVKAQHHDMQIRGWLAHPQACKPSHDYQYCYVNGRVMRDKLINHAVRQAYDELLPADLQPVFLLYFDIDPRQVDVNVHPAKHEVRFHQSRLVHDYIYQVLHQALNEGLNWGEIAAPETLPQSVVADSSGSSPSFAAEAKTETSNDAGYQPPALRIAEPQSASYDGRARHAPSTYRGQGAVEPAAAAAYSQLMTVPADDSAATPVLSGDQSTDLQWLAIHQQHYLLFRDDGQLYLAALIPAYQQRIQCALIADVADGIVAQPLLLPVSFSLSDELVHAAQHHEALLTQLGLQMAQPKRGKLILKTIPARLRQVSWSTIIPPLLEFLSQNAEVTLSQLVKWLAMPLATAQQTQSLAQLQHWLQEVLPSNEIDSLLRNNSIEIGLNSAMAELSNRYPEHHEH, encoded by the coding sequence ATGCCCATTCAAATCCTACCCCCGCGTTTGGCTAATCAGATCGCGGCGGGTGAAGTTGTCGAACGCCCCGCATCTGTGGTTAAAGAGTTGTTGGAGAACAGCTTGGACGCAGGGGCAACGCGGATCCAGATCGATATCCTTCGCGGCGGTCATCAACTTATCCGTATTCGTGATAATGGCTGTGGTGTTGAAAAGGAGCAACTGACACTGGCACTGAGCCGCCACGCGACATCTAAGGTCAGCACATTGGATGATCTCGAAGCGATCACCAGTATGGGGTTTCGTGGCGAAGCACTCGCCAGTATCAGTTCCGTGTCCCGCCTTATTTTCACTTCCCGCAGTGCCGAACAGAGCGAAGCGTGGGCGGCAAAAGCCGAGGGGCGTGATATGGCGGTTGAATTACTCCCTGCCAGCCACCCTCAAGGCACTACCGTAGAGGTGGCCGATCTATTCTTCAATACGCCAGCCCGTCGCCGTTTTTTGCGTACCGAAAAAACCGAATTCAATCACATTGATGAAGTGGTTAAGCGGATTGGATTAGCGCGACAAGATGTGTCCATTACTCTGACCCACAACGGCAAACCGGTGCGCCAATTTCGTAGTGGTGATTCTGACGTTGCCTTAGGCAAACGTCTGCAGGTGGTATTTGGGCAAAAATTTTTGGCGCAAGCTATCCAAGTCAAAGCACAACACCATGATATGCAGATACGGGGTTGGTTGGCGCATCCGCAAGCCTGCAAACCGAGCCATGATTATCAGTACTGTTACGTTAACGGCCGTGTGATGCGCGATAAACTGATTAATCATGCGGTACGTCAGGCCTATGATGAGCTGCTGCCAGCTGATCTGCAGCCGGTATTTCTGCTCTATTTTGATATCGACCCACGGCAGGTGGATGTGAATGTTCATCCCGCCAAACATGAGGTGCGTTTTCATCAGTCCCGATTGGTGCATGACTATATCTATCAGGTTTTGCATCAGGCATTGAATGAAGGGCTTAATTGGGGAGAAATTGCCGCACCGGAAACTCTGCCGCAGAGTGTTGTTGCAGACAGCTCCGGGAGTTCGCCGAGCTTTGCTGCTGAGGCGAAAACTGAGACCAGCAACGATGCGGGCTACCAGCCACCGGCATTAAGGATTGCTGAACCACAATCGGCCAGCTATGACGGTCGCGCTCGCCATGCGCCATCCACTTATCGCGGGCAGGGTGCTGTTGAGCCCGCCGCCGCGGCAGCCTATAGCCAGTTGATGACGGTGCCGGCCGATGACTCAGCCGCTACACCTGTGTTATCAGGTGACCAAAGCACGGATCTTCAATGGTTGGCCATTCATCAACAGCATTACCTGCTGTTTCGTGATGATGGACAGTTGTATTTAGCGGCATTAATTCCGGCTTATCAACAGCGAATTCAATGTGCTCTGATAGCGGATGTCGCTGATGGTATCGTTGCGCAACCTCTGTTACTGCCGGTGAGCTTCTCTTTATCTGACGAACTTGTTCATGCCGCGCAACATCATGAGGCGTTGCTTACGCAGCTAGGATTGCAGATGGCGCAACCGAAGAGGGGCAAGCTAATTCTGAAAACGATCCCGGCAAGATTGCGGCAAGTAAGCTGGTCGACAATCATACCGCCGTTGTTAGAGTTCTTATCGCAAAATGCCGAAGTGACACTGTCACAGCTAGTGAAGTGGTTGGCCATGCCGCTCGCGACAGCTCAGCAGACGCAATCGCTTGCCCAGTTGCAACATTGGTTGCAAGAGGTGTTGCCGTCCAATGAGATAGATTCTCTACTAAGAAATAACAGTATTGAGATCGGCTTAAACAGTGCAATGGCCGAACTTAGCAATCGTTATCCGGAGCACCATGAACACTGA
- the miaA gene encoding tRNA (adenosine(37)-N6)-dimethylallyltransferase MiaA, whose protein sequence is MNTDANVSKPKAIFLMGPTASGKTDLAMALNEAYPCEVISVDSALVYRGMDIGTAKPSSAELAQCPHQLIDVIDPAEAYSAARFRQDALQLMHNAVAAGKLPVLVGGTMLYFKTLLEGLSELPEADPDLRKQIELEADSKGWQALHDELASFDPDSAARIHPNDPQRLSRAIEVYRSSGKSLSEWIAQQSAEPLPFDVVQFAIAPNDRQVLHQRIELRFKQMVEQGLVEEVRRLYERGDLHIDLPSIRCVGYRQVWEYLEGRYDEKEMIFRGVVATRQLAKRQLTWLRSWPNVTWLQSDDKNNLKILLAAIR, encoded by the coding sequence ATGAACACTGATGCTAACGTAAGCAAACCTAAAGCGATATTTCTGATGGGGCCTACCGCTTCTGGTAAAACGGATCTGGCTATGGCGTTGAATGAGGCGTATCCCTGTGAGGTGATCAGTGTCGATTCTGCATTGGTTTATCGAGGGATGGATATCGGTACGGCGAAACCCTCTTCAGCAGAGCTGGCGCAATGTCCGCATCAGCTCATTGATGTGATTGATCCGGCGGAGGCCTATTCTGCAGCACGATTTCGCCAAGACGCTTTGCAACTTATGCACAATGCCGTGGCCGCGGGTAAATTACCTGTGCTGGTTGGTGGCACTATGCTGTATTTTAAGACCTTGCTGGAAGGGCTATCTGAGCTGCCGGAGGCTGATCCCGATCTGCGCAAACAGATTGAACTGGAAGCTGACAGCAAAGGCTGGCAAGCTTTGCATGACGAACTCGCCTCGTTCGATCCAGACTCAGCTGCCCGTATCCACCCCAATGATCCGCAACGGCTGTCCCGCGCGATAGAGGTTTATCGGAGTAGTGGTAAAAGCTTATCAGAATGGATCGCGCAACAATCTGCGGAGCCTTTGCCTTTTGATGTCGTGCAATTTGCGATTGCGCCGAATGACCGTCAGGTACTTCATCAGCGCATCGAATTGCGTTTTAAACAGATGGTCGAGCAGGGCTTGGTGGAAGAGGTGAGGCGCTTGTATGAGCGTGGCGATCTACACATAGATCTGCCGTCAATTCGCTGTGTTGGCTACCGCCAGGTTTGGGAATATCTCGAAGGCCGTTATGATGAAAAAGAGATGATCTTTCGTGGTGTTGTGGCGACAAGACAATTGGCCAAAAGGCAATTAACCTGGTTACGAAGTTGGCCAAATGTTACCTGGTTGCAAAGTGATGATAAAAATAACCTGAAAATCTTGCTTGCAGCCATTCGCTAG
- the hfq gene encoding RNA chaperone Hfq, with the protein MSKGQSLQDPFLNALRKERVPVSIYLVNGIKLQGQVESFDQFVILLKNTVSQMVYKHAISTVVPARPISHASHTAGKPENGDQSG; encoded by the coding sequence ATGTCTAAGGGGCAATCTTTGCAGGATCCATTTTTAAACGCTTTGCGTAAGGAACGTGTGCCAGTTTCTATTTATCTGGTAAACGGGATTAAATTACAGGGACAGGTAGAGTCATTTGACCAGTTTGTGATCCTTTTGAAAAACACTGTGAGCCAGATGGTTTACAAGCATGCTATTTCAACCGTGGTTCCAGCACGTCCCATCTCACATGCAAGTCATACCGCAGGTAAGCCTGAAAATGGCGATCAAAGTGGTTAA
- the hflX gene encoding ribosome rescue GTPase HflX, with protein sequence MFDRYDVGEQAILVHVDFTDEGEREDLTELKMLVHSAGVDAVDVVTTRRPSPSAKYFIGAGKADEVAALVQATSADLIIFNHALSPSQERNLEQICKCRVIDRTGLILDIFAQRARTHEGKLQVELAQLRHLSTRLIRGWTHLERQKGGIGLRGPGETQLETDRRLLRGRINHILKRLAKVSKQREQGRRARRRVEIPTVSLVGYTNAGKSTLFNRITDAGVYAADQLFATLDPTLRKLDIDDVGPTILADTVGFIRHLPHDLVAAFKATLQETQEAQLLLHVVDVADERLQDNTYQVNLVLDEIDAGEVPVLMVYNKIDLVEDMSPRIERDDDGLPVSVWLSAQQDLGIELLFEALSERLSGTVVEHCLNLPPQLGRVRGVLYGLNCVQQDEYTEQGGWLMTVRMPSADWQRLIKHSPEPIESYICH encoded by the coding sequence TTGTTTGACCGTTATGACGTTGGTGAACAGGCGATCCTGGTTCATGTTGATTTCACAGACGAGGGTGAACGGGAAGATTTAACAGAGTTAAAGATGCTTGTTCATTCGGCGGGAGTTGATGCTGTTGATGTGGTCACTACCCGCCGTCCTTCTCCTAGTGCAAAATATTTTATTGGCGCAGGTAAGGCTGATGAAGTGGCTGCCTTGGTTCAGGCAACCTCGGCAGACCTTATTATCTTTAATCATGCGCTATCTCCCTCTCAAGAGCGCAATCTGGAACAGATATGTAAGTGTCGAGTGATCGACCGTACCGGCCTGATCCTGGATATCTTTGCGCAGCGGGCGCGTACTCACGAAGGTAAGCTGCAGGTTGAACTTGCCCAATTGCGCCATCTTTCTACGCGCTTGATCCGTGGCTGGACCCACTTGGAGCGGCAAAAAGGTGGTATTGGCTTGCGGGGACCGGGTGAAACCCAGCTGGAAACTGATCGTCGATTATTGCGTGGGCGTATCAATCACATTCTCAAGCGATTGGCCAAGGTCTCAAAGCAGCGAGAGCAGGGTCGCCGAGCCAGGCGCCGGGTGGAAATTCCAACGGTGTCATTAGTGGGTTATACCAACGCAGGTAAGTCGACGCTGTTTAACCGTATTACTGATGCTGGGGTGTATGCCGCAGATCAGCTATTTGCGACCCTAGATCCAACATTGAGAAAATTGGATATAGATGATGTTGGACCGACTATTTTAGCGGATACGGTTGGTTTTATTCGTCATCTCCCCCATGATCTGGTGGCGGCATTTAAAGCGACCCTGCAGGAAACGCAGGAAGCGCAATTGCTGTTGCATGTGGTTGATGTTGCAGACGAACGTTTGCAAGACAATACCTATCAGGTCAATTTGGTGCTGGATGAGATCGATGCGGGTGAAGTGCCCGTGCTCATGGTGTATAACAAGATTGATTTGGTCGAGGATATGTCGCCCCGTATTGAACGGGATGATGATGGCTTACCGGTCAGTGTCTGGTTGTCGGCGCAGCAGGATCTCGGTATTGAGTTGCTGTTTGAAGCGTTAAGTGAGCGTTTATCTGGCACGGTGGTTGAGCACTGTTTAAACCTTCCTCCGCAACTTGGTAGGGTGCGAGGGGTGCTGTATGGCTTGAATTGTGTGCAGCAAGATGAGTATACGGAACAAGGTGGCTGGTTAATGACGGTGCGCATGCCAAGTGCTGATTGGCAGAGATTAATTAAGCATTCACCGGAACCAATTGAGTCATATATCTGTCATTAG
- the hflK gene encoding FtsH protease activity modulator HflK, which translates to MAWNEPGKGGQDKDPWGNKGGRDQGPPDLDEAIRNVSRRLGGIFGGSGGSGASSGGFSAGIIGLVLVVAVIVWALSGFYTIREAERGVVLRFGAYHEEVQPGLHWRPVFIDDYIAVDVSTTQSMPSRGNMLTRDENVVRVEMEVQFRVVDPRAFLFSVPDPYDTLKQATDSALRYVVGHARMDDVLSEGREQVRQDTWKELEKIIENYGIGITIRDVNFQNARPPQQVRDAFDDAVAAREDEERIINKARAYAREKEPQARGHVERMLEEAEGYKQKVTLEAQGEVAQFEQMLPQYQAAPEVTRSRLYIEMMQSVLSNTSKVLVDVEGGNNIMYLPLEKMMQQRDNARSPSSGTPPMVIDSSVSDNAYPEVNGRTVRDQGFRQGRN; encoded by the coding sequence ATGGCGTGGAATGAGCCGGGGAAAGGGGGTCAAGATAAAGACCCTTGGGGAAATAAAGGTGGCCGCGATCAGGGACCTCCTGATTTAGATGAAGCGATTCGAAATGTTTCACGCCGTTTAGGCGGGATCTTTGGTGGCAGCGGCGGTTCGGGTGCGAGCAGCGGCGGTTTTTCTGCCGGCATTATCGGCTTGGTATTGGTGGTTGCCGTCATTGTTTGGGCATTAAGTGGTTTTTATACCATTCGGGAAGCTGAGCGCGGTGTGGTTTTGCGTTTTGGTGCTTATCACGAAGAGGTACAGCCTGGTCTTCATTGGCGTCCAGTGTTTATTGACGATTATATCGCTGTCGATGTCAGCACCACGCAATCTATGCCGTCCCGTGGCAACATGTTAACCCGTGATGAAAATGTGGTGCGCGTGGAGATGGAAGTACAGTTCCGCGTCGTTGACCCGCGTGCCTTCCTATTTAGCGTGCCGGATCCTTATGACACCCTGAAGCAGGCAACGGACAGCGCATTGCGTTATGTCGTCGGTCATGCCCGCATGGATGACGTGCTTAGTGAAGGCCGCGAGCAGGTGCGTCAAGATACGTGGAAAGAGTTAGAAAAGATTATCGAGAACTACGGCATCGGTATCACCATTCGTGATGTTAACTTTCAGAATGCGCGTCCGCCTCAGCAAGTACGTGATGCATTTGATGATGCGGTTGCGGCACGAGAAGATGAAGAGCGGATCATCAACAAGGCACGCGCTTACGCTCGCGAGAAAGAGCCTCAGGCTCGAGGTCATGTAGAGCGTATGTTGGAAGAGGCTGAAGGTTATAAGCAGAAGGTAACGTTGGAAGCACAGGGTGAAGTGGCCCAGTTCGAACAAATGTTGCCTCAATACCAAGCGGCACCTGAAGTGACTCGTAGTCGTCTGTATATCGAAATGATGCAGTCTGTATTGAGCAATACCAGCAAGGTATTGGTCGATGTCGAAGGTGGTAACAACATCATGTACCTGCCGTTGGAAAAGATGATGCAGCAACGTGATAATGCGCGTAGCCCAAGTTCAGGTACGCCACCTATGGTGATCGACTCATCTGTTAGTGATAATGCTTATCCTGAGGTCAATGGACGTACTGTTCGTGACCAAGGTTTCCGTCAGGGGAGAAATTAA
- the hflC gene encoding protease modulator HflC: protein MQRIGVVLVALIAVLFYSSVFVVKEGERGIVERFKKVIRGADGLAVVYEPGIQFKIPLIDGVKILDARLQTLSAQENRFITKEKKDLLVDSYAKWRIKDFAKYYLATGGDRYRAEGLLELKITNGLRTEFGTRTIQEIVSGERDDLMAEALSEGAESAKDLGIEVVDVRVKTINLPEEIRDAIFNRMRTEREVVAREHRSKGREQAEIIMAEVDRRVTVMLADAERQSRTLRGEGDASAAQVFADAYNKDPEFFAFLRSLRAYRESFANKGDILVIRPDSEFFQYMKQAELK from the coding sequence ATGCAACGTATTGGAGTCGTTTTAGTTGCCCTGATTGCGGTGCTGTTCTATTCCTCTGTCTTTGTCGTCAAAGAGGGCGAGCGCGGTATTGTTGAGCGGTTTAAAAAGGTCATCCGTGGAGCAGACGGGTTGGCAGTGGTTTATGAGCCAGGTATACAGTTTAAGATCCCTCTGATCGATGGGGTAAAGATTTTGGATGCGCGTCTGCAAACATTGAGCGCTCAGGAAAATCGTTTTATCACCAAAGAGAAGAAAGATTTGCTGGTTGATTCGTACGCTAAATGGCGGATCAAAGATTTTGCCAAGTATTATCTGGCTACCGGTGGTGATCGCTATCGTGCAGAAGGCTTGCTGGAACTGAAAATCACGAACGGTCTGCGTACTGAATTTGGTACCCGTACTATTCAGGAGATCGTTTCTGGTGAACGTGATGATTTGATGGCGGAAGCCTTAAGCGAAGGTGCGGAAAGTGCTAAAGACCTGGGCATCGAAGTGGTCGATGTGCGGGTGAAAACCATCAACCTACCGGAAGAGATCCGTGATGCGATCTTTAACCGAATGCGTACTGAACGTGAAGTTGTTGCCCGTGAGCACCGTTCGAAAGGGCGAGAGCAAGCGGAGATCATCATGGCGGAAGTGGATCGCCGAGTGACAGTCATGTTGGCGGATGCTGAACGTCAGTCGCGTACGTTACGAGGCGAAGGTGACGCGTCTGCGGCACAAGTTTTTGCTGATGCTTACAACAAAGATCCTGAGTTCTTTGCTTTCTTGCGCTCTTTACGGGCTTACCGCGAGAGTTTCGCTAACAAGGGGGATATTTTGGTTATCCGTCCTGACAGTGAATTCTTCCAGTACATGAAACAAGCTGAACTAAAATAG
- a CDS encoding DUF2065 domain-containing protein, translating to MLTTGLLIGFALLLVVEGVGPLMFPNRWSRLLRRMSAQSPELLRQIGLVMVSAGLLLLWLILRQKG from the coding sequence ATGCTAACAACTGGTTTATTGATTGGATTTGCATTACTACTTGTTGTTGAGGGCGTTGGTCCACTCATGTTTCCTAACCGCTGGAGCCGTCTACTTCGGCGCATGTCAGCGCAGTCCCCAGAGTTGCTTCGCCAAATTGGATTGGTAATGGTTTCAGCAGGTTTGCTGTTGTTATGGCTGATCCTTAGGCAAAAAGGGTGA
- a CDS encoding adenylosuccinate synthase, protein MGKNVVVLGTQWGDEGKGKVVDLLTDQASYVVRYQGGHNAGHTLVIDGEKTVLHLIPSGILRDNVKCLIGNGVVLAPDALFKELKMLEERGIPARERLFISEACPLILPYHVALDVAREKARGKKAIGTTGRGIGPAYEDKVSRRGLRVGDLFNAEDFAVKLKEVMAYHNFMLTDYYKVDAVDYDTVLADCLAIADTLKAMTVDVTDVLDKARKNGESIMFEGAQGTLLDIDHGTYPYVTSSNTTVGGVATGAGFGPCHLDYVLGIVKAYTTRVGAGPFPTELGCEVGNHLGTKGHEFGATTGRQRRCGWFDAVVMRRAVQINSITGLCLTKLDVLDGLDELKICTGYKLKDGSVVDVPPMAADGYEEVETLYESMPGWQSSTYGVTEVEKLPVEARNYIKRIEELLEVPVDIISTGPDRNETMILRHPFAE, encoded by the coding sequence ATGGGCAAAAACGTTGTAGTGCTAGGCACCCAATGGGGTGACGAAGGTAAAGGCAAGGTCGTAGACCTGCTAACAGATCAAGCCAGCTATGTTGTGCGCTATCAAGGCGGACACAATGCGGGTCACACCTTGGTGATAGACGGTGAAAAAACCGTTCTGCACCTTATCCCATCAGGAATTTTACGTGACAACGTGAAATGCCTTATCGGTAATGGCGTGGTTTTGGCTCCGGATGCTTTGTTTAAAGAGCTTAAGATGCTTGAGGAGCGTGGTATACCTGCGCGCGAGCGCTTGTTCATTTCAGAAGCATGTCCGCTTATCCTGCCGTATCACGTGGCATTAGATGTTGCCCGTGAAAAAGCGCGCGGTAAGAAAGCTATTGGTACCACTGGTCGTGGTATCGGTCCCGCTTATGAAGATAAGGTATCCCGTCGCGGTTTACGTGTCGGTGACCTGTTCAACGCTGAAGACTTTGCTGTGAAGCTGAAAGAGGTGATGGCATATCACAACTTTATGCTGACCGATTACTACAAAGTTGATGCAGTGGATTACGACACGGTATTGGCCGATTGCCTTGCCATCGCCGATACATTGAAAGCGATGACCGTTGATGTCACGGACGTATTGGATAAGGCTCGTAAGAACGGCGAATCCATTATGTTTGAAGGTGCTCAAGGTACCTTGCTGGATATCGACCACGGTACATACCCTTATGTGACCTCTTCCAATACCACGGTTGGTGGTGTCGCCACTGGTGCTGGTTTTGGTCCTTGTCATCTCGATTATGTGCTGGGTATCGTTAAGGCGTACACCACTCGTGTGGGTGCGGGTCCGTTCCCTACTGAACTTGGTTGTGAAGTGGGTAACCACCTGGGAACCAAAGGCCACGAGTTTGGCGCAACCACTGGGCGTCAGCGTCGTTGTGGCTGGTTTGATGCTGTAGTGATGCGTCGTGCTGTGCAGATCAACTCCATCACAGGTTTATGCCTGACTAAGTTGGATGTACTTGATGGTTTGGACGAACTGAAAATCTGTACGGGCTATAAGCTTAAAGATGGCTCTGTCGTTGACGTTCCGCCGATGGCTGCTGATGGCTACGAAGAGGTTGAAACCTTGTACGAGTCAATGCCTGGTTGGCAGAGTTCGACTTATGGAGTGACAGAGGTTGAGAAACTCCCAGTCGAAGCGCGTAACTACATCAAGCGCATTGAAGAGTTGCTGGAAGTGCCGGTCGATATTATCTCTACGGGTCCAGACCGAAATGAAACCATGATCCTGCGTCACCCTTTCGCCGAATAG
- a CDS encoding tetratricopeptide repeat protein, with amino-acid sequence MIIRFSALCILLGLSVTTFANEPAPAPGADTAPVLAGEPEIETAPPLRAIQIYSQDQLGQLIVANKHLQQVKDDDCQLVADIEARAKKMEVPVYQFLYGDMLAWGVCYDRDAPLGIHYIERAASQGLPAALEQLGRYYHRGILVQKNFDRAIVYLREAASLGNLRAQLELVEIFAAGQGSPYDYADAYRWLSEAVIADKATHQRAAKLLAQLATHMPPEVVAELKQASIKG; translated from the coding sequence ATGATTATTCGATTTAGTGCCCTATGCATTTTACTTGGGCTATCTGTCACGACGTTCGCCAACGAACCAGCCCCAGCACCAGGTGCTGACACCGCCCCAGTGTTGGCGGGTGAACCAGAGATAGAAACCGCGCCGCCTTTGCGTGCCATTCAGATCTACTCTCAGGATCAGTTAGGACAGTTGATTGTTGCAAATAAGCATCTGCAGCAGGTAAAGGATGACGATTGTCAGCTGGTCGCTGATATCGAAGCGCGCGCTAAAAAGATGGAAGTTCCCGTTTATCAATTCCTCTATGGCGACATGCTGGCTTGGGGAGTTTGTTATGACCGGGATGCGCCGTTAGGCATTCATTATATCGAGCGTGCCGCGAGTCAAGGCTTACCTGCAGCATTGGAACAACTTGGCCGCTACTATCATCGAGGCATCTTGGTGCAGAAGAATTTCGATAGGGCCATTGTTTACCTGCGGGAAGCGGCTTCATTAGGCAACCTTCGTGCACAACTGGAGCTGGTAGAGATTTTTGCTGCCGGGCAGGGGAGTCCCTATGACTACGCGGATGCTTATCGTTGGCTAAGTGAAGCAGTGATCGCCGACAAGGCAACCCACCAACGTGCTGCCAAATTACTTGCCCAATTGGCCACTCATATGCCACCAGAAGTGGTGGCCGAACTGAAGCAAGCGTCGATAAAGGGTTAA